One candidate division WOR-3 bacterium genomic region harbors:
- the rpsQ gene encoding 30S ribosomal protein S17 — MDRKRRTVIGTVKSAAMQKTVVVLVDRLEMHPKYKKYVRRRTKLYAHDEQDQCEPGDRVLLMETRPLSRLKRWRVVKKV; from the coding sequence ATGGATAGGAAGCGCCGGACGGTTATTGGCACGGTGAAGTCCGCAGCGATGCAGAAGACGGTCGTGGTGCTCGTTGACCGGCTGGAAATGCACCCGAAATACAAGAAGTACGTGAGACGCAGGACCAAGCTTTACGCGCACGATGAGCAGGATCAGTGTGAGCCCGGTGACCGCGTACTCCTGATGGAGACGCGGCCTTTGTCCCGGCTCAAGCGCTGGCGGGTGGTGAAGAAGGTATGA
- the rpmC gene encoding 50S ribosomal protein L29, with translation MRASELRELGTEELERRLTELRDELFKLNLRKASEQLPNPLRLRMLRRDIARCLTVLREKRAAIEHGVKKDG, from the coding sequence ATGAGGGCTTCTGAGCTGCGCGAACTTGGGACTGAGGAACTCGAACGCAGGCTGACCGAGTTACGCGACGAACTCTTCAAGCTCAATTTGCGCAAGGCAAGTGAGCAGTTGCCCAATCCGCTGCGACTCCGGATGCTGCGCCGAGACATCGCCCGCTGTCTGACCGTGCTTCGAGAGAAGCGGGCGGCCATAGAACACGGGGTGAAGAAAGATGGATAG
- the rplP gene encoding 50S ribosomal protein L16 yields the protein MLMPKRVKYRKAQRGRRSGKATAANRVDFGEYGLMALEPSWITARQIEAARLCLAKVLKRAGKLWIRIFPDKPVTKKAAESRMGKGKGSPEFWVAVVKPGTVMFELGGLTKAEARLGLRLAASKMPCRTRFVTRQEMTYEGF from the coding sequence ATGCTGATGCCCAAGCGTGTTAAGTACCGTAAAGCCCAGCGAGGCCGGCGCAGCGGTAAAGCGACCGCGGCCAACCGGGTTGACTTTGGCGAATATGGCCTCATGGCGCTTGAGCCATCGTGGATTACGGCCCGGCAGATTGAGGCGGCCCGGCTCTGCCTAGCCAAGGTGTTGAAGCGGGCCGGCAAGCTTTGGATAAGGATTTTCCCGGACAAACCGGTGACCAAGAAGGCGGCCGAGTCCAGGATGGGCAAGGGTAAGGGCTCACCTGAGTTCTGGGTCGCGGTGGTCAAGCCCGGTACCGTGATGTTTGAACTCGGCGGCCTGACCAAGGCTGAGGCGCGGCTCGGGCTGCGTTTAGCCGCAAGCAAGATGCCGTGCCGGACTCGGTTCGTAACCAGGCAGGAGATGACGTATGAGGGCTTCTGA
- the rpsC gene encoding 30S ribosomal protein S3, producing the protein MGQKTHPLGFRLGITKSWKSAWFDRKNYRNFLHEDLQIRRYIEAKLSEAMISNIEIRRVANRTTITVYTARPGMVFGARRQNLELLREEVKRLIGHGDVQILVEVVRVPELEAKLVAESVARQLEQRVAHRRAMKRAVTQALRLGALGIKVMVGGRLGGREIARSEWYREGRVPLHTLKADIDYAVDVAKTIAGTVGVKVWIYKGDITPAVKT; encoded by the coding sequence ATGGGCCAGAAGACGCACCCGTTGGGTTTCAGGCTGGGGATTACCAAGAGCTGGAAGTCGGCCTGGTTCGACAGGAAAAACTACCGGAACTTCCTGCATGAAGACCTCCAGATAAGGCGTTACATCGAGGCCAAGCTGTCCGAGGCGATGATCTCTAACATTGAAATTCGGCGCGTGGCGAACCGGACGACAATCACTGTCTATACCGCCCGGCCAGGCATGGTGTTCGGCGCACGGCGGCAGAACCTTGAGCTATTGCGTGAGGAAGTGAAGCGGCTCATCGGACACGGCGACGTACAGATTTTGGTTGAGGTCGTGCGGGTGCCGGAGCTCGAGGCCAAGCTTGTTGCCGAGAGCGTGGCCCGACAATTGGAACAGCGGGTGGCCCACCGCCGGGCGATGAAGCGGGCCGTGACCCAGGCCCTGAGACTGGGTGCGCTTGGAATCAAGGTCATGGTCGGCGGCCGGCTCGGTGGTCGCGAAATTGCCCGCAGCGAGTGGTACCGCGAGGGCCGAGTACCGTTGCATACCCTGAAGGCTGATATTGACTACGCCGTTGATGTAGCAAAGACGATCGCCGGCACGGTTGGTGTCAAGGTTTGGATTTACAAGGGCGACATCACCCCGGCCGTGAAGACATGA
- the rplV gene encoding 50S ribosomal protein L22 — protein sequence MEARAVSRFQRGSAKKLRLVCELIRGKDVPTALRTLIYLPKPTKAPVLKTLRSAVANAVSMAGKAKLREEDLVVTDVRADQGPVMKRWQPGPRGMATIIRKRSVHVTVSVATRKGVKV from the coding sequence ATGGAAGCACGTGCAGTCAGCCGGTTTCAGCGTGGTTCAGCTAAGAAGCTCCGGCTGGTATGTGAGCTCATCCGCGGTAAGGATGTGCCCACCGCACTCCGGACTCTCATCTATCTGCCCAAGCCGACAAAAGCACCGGTGCTGAAGACCTTGCGTTCCGCCGTTGCCAACGCTGTTTCCATGGCCGGTAAGGCGAAGCTACGGGAAGAGGACTTGGTCGTGACCGACGTCAGGGCCGATCAGGGACCGGTGATGAAACGCTGGCAACCCGGTCCGCGCGGGATGGCAACGATTATCCGGAAACGGTCGGTGCACGTGACGGTGAGCGTGGCGACGAGGAAGGGAGTGAAGGTTTAG
- the rpsS gene encoding 30S ribosomal protein S19, which translates to MGRSISKGPYIDEKLFRKVRQMAESGEKRTIKTYARRSVIPPEFVGFTLAVHAGNRFVPVYITERMVGHKLGEFAPTRIFRAHSGPRKKVEEQTT; encoded by the coding sequence ATGGGACGTTCCATAAGCAAAGGGCCGTACATTGACGAGAAACTTTTCCGCAAGGTGCGGCAGATGGCCGAGTCGGGTGAGAAAAGGACCATCAAGACCTACGCCCGGCGCAGTGTGATTCCGCCCGAGTTCGTTGGTTTCACCCTGGCTGTCCACGCCGGGAACCGGTTCGTACCGGTATATATCACTGAGCGGATGGTCGGACACAAGCTGGGCGAGTTCGCACCGACAAGGATATTTCGCGCTCACTCTGGGCCGAGAAAGAAAGTGGAAGAGCAGACTACATGA